AACCCGCCCCAGTCCGGCATCCTCGGCATGCACACCATCCAGCAACGCCCGATGGCTGTCGACGGCGAGGTCAAAATCCGACCGATGATGTACCTCGCCCTCAGCTACGACCACCGCCTCGTCGACGGCAAGGAATCGGTCAGCTTCCTCGTCCGCATCAAGCAACTTCTCGAGGACCCGGCGCGGTTGCTGCTCGACGTGTAACTTCGGGCATGGTCACTTAAGTGACCATGTCGAACGCCTCATGATCAACCTCTACTCCGACACCCAGACCCGGCCGACCGACGCGATGCGATCAGCGATGGCGTCCGCCGAGGTCGGCGATGAACAGCGCCGGGCCGACCCGACCGTCGAAAAGCTCAACGCCCGCGTCGCCGAGCTGCTCGGCAAGGAGCACGCGCTCTTCCTGCCGTCGGGTGTGATGTGCAACGCCATCGCGCTCAAGGCCCACACCACTCCCGGCGATGCGGTCATCTGCGAACAGGAGTGTCACCTCGTCCGCGCCGAGGCCGGCGGGATTGGGCTCATGGCCGGCTTGCAAGTCGAGCCCCTGCCCACGAAACACGGCCGCTTTACCGCCGACGAGGTACGCAAACGCAAAGCCCGCCTGCTCGATGGCGTTTACTCCCCACCGGTCACGCTGCTTTGCGTGGAGCAGACGCACAACTTCGCCGGCGGCACCGTCTGGCCCGTCGAACAGCTCAACGACGTCACCGCGACCGCCCACGAGCTCGGCATGGCGACGCACATGGACGGCGCCCGCCTGCTCAACGCCGTCGTTGCCTCGGGCCAATCCGCAGCAGAACACGCCGCCGGGTTCGACAGTGTTTGGATCGACTTCTCCAAGGGCTTGGGCGCGCCCATCGGCGGCGTCCTCGCGGGCAGTCACGACTGGATCGAAAACAAAGCCCGTCGCTACAAGCACATGTTCGGCGGCGCGATGCGTCAGGCCGGCATCCTCGCCGCCGCCGCGCTGCACGCGCTCGACCACCACGTCGAGCGCCTCGCCGACGACCACGCCAACGCGAAGCTTCTCGCCGCGCACATCGCCGACATCGACGGCCTCGAACTCGCCCACGGCGAGCCACAGACCAACATCGTTTTCTTCCGCACCACCCGAGGCACCGCCGAGGACTTCGCCGCCAAATGCAAGCAGCGCGGTCTGGACCTTTCGACCCTCTACGGCGACCTCCGCGCCGTGACGCACCTCGACGTGAGCCGTGACGATTGCGAGCGTGCGGGAACGATCATGGCCGAGGTGATGAGGGGATTGCCCGCCGATGTTTGACCGTTGGACCAAGCCGGCTGGTGTGAATCCGATCCTCGGGCCGAATGCCGACGCCACGTTCGTTTGTCCACTGGCCGGGCCGGTCGCGTGGCGGGCCAAGGACGTGTTCAACCCCGCCGCGATCGTTCATCAGGGCAAGGTCCACCTGCTGCTCCGGGCCGAGGATGAGGTCGGCCCGTTCGCCGGCACGAGCCGCATCGGCCTCGCGACCAGCACCGACGGCCTGCACTTCACCGTCGAGCCCGAGCCGGTGCTGTTTCCCGCCGACGACGAGCAACGCGATGTCGAATGGCCAGGCGGTTGCGAAGACCCACACATCGTCGCCCACCCCGACGGCGGGTTCGTCATGACCTACACCGCGTACGACGGCAAGCGTGCCCGGCTCATGGTCGCGACGTCGCCGGACCTGCGGGCTTGGACCAAGCACGGCCGAGCGTTGGCCGAGCCGTTTGCCGACCTCTGGGCGAAGGCCGGCAGCATCGTCAGCGCGTCGGGCGTGGCCAAAAATGTTGACGGGCGCTTCTGGATGTACTTCGGCGAGAGCGACATCTTCGCCGCGACAAGTACGGACCTGGTGCGATGGGACGTGGTGACCACAAGGCACCTGGCCGATCGGACCTTCACGCCGGGCGTCGGGCGCGAGGTCGTCGAAGGCCCGACCGTGCCCTGGCCGATCGTGGGGCCAAGACCCGGGCGCTTCGACGAGTTGCTGGTCGAACCGGGACCGCCGGCGGTTTGGACGCCCGAGGGCATCCACCTGATCTACAACGGCTCGGCCCCGAGCGGCGGTCGGGCCCAGCCCGGCACGCCCGCCGGCGGTGTGCGCTATTGCCCGGGCCTGCTGAGCTTCGACCCCGTCTCACCGACGCAAGTGATCTCGCGCTGCACCGAGCCCTTGCTCGTGCCGGATCAGCCGTTCGAGTTGGACGGGCAGGTCGATGCGGTGTGCTTTGCCGAGGGGTTGGTGCATTTCGGCGGGCGCTGGCTGTTGTACTACGGAACCGCCGACAGCCAGATCGCTGTGGCGGAGTGTGTCGACTGAGCGGCCTACCGTCGTGCAAGATGTCCGACTCCTTCGATCTGATCGTCATCGGTGCCGGCCCCGGCGGATACGTCGCGGCCATCAAAGCCGCCCAACTCGGCATGTCCGTCGCCTGCGTCGAACGCCAGTACCTCGGCGGCACCTGCCTCAATGTCGGCTGCATCCCGTCCAAGGCGCTGCTCGACTCCTCGGAGCGCTACGCGACCGCGAAGCACGGGCTGTCCGATCGCGGCATCAAGATCGACAACGTCGAGCTCGATCTACCGGCGATGATGAAGTTCAAGGAAAAGGTCGTCGGCCAGCTCACCGGCGGCGTCGGCTTCCTGTTCAAGAAGAACAAGATCACCCACCTCGAAGGCCACGGCAAGATCGCCGGCCCAGGCAAGGTCGAAGTCGAAGGCAAGACCTACTCGGCGAAGAACATACTCATCGCCACCGGTTCCGAGCCCATCGAGATCCCCGGCTTCAAGTTTGACGGCAAGCACATCCTTTCCTCCACCGAAGCGTTGGAAATCGGCGAGCTGCCCGAGAAGCTGCTCATCGTCGGCGGCGGCTACATCGGCGTGGAGATCGGCTCGGTGTGGAACCGGCTTGGCGCGCACGTCAGCGTCCTGGAGTTCATGGACCGCATCCTCCCCGCGTCCGATGCCGAGTGCGCCAAGGCGCTGCAGAAGTCGCTGACCAAGCAGGGGCTGGAGTTCCACTTCGGCGTCAAGGCCAAGTCCGCCACCGTCAAAGGCGACAAGGTCGAAGTCGTATACGAGCCCAAGGACGGCGGCGATGCAACCACGATCACCGTCGACAAGGTCATGGTCGCCGTGGGTCGCAAGCCCTACACCGACAAGCTCGGCCTCGACAGCGTCGGGGTCACTCCGACCGACCGTGGGTTCATCACCGTCGACGAGCACTACAAGGCCACCGACGGCGTGTACGCGATCGGCGACGTGATCGGAAAGATCATGCTCGCCCACAATGCCGAGGAAGAAGGCATCGCCGCGGTCGAGCACATCCATGGCGGCGCGGGCCACGTTAACTACGGCACCTGCCCCGCCGTCGTGTACACCCACCCCGAACTTGCGAGCGTCGGTCTCACCCAGGAAGAAGCGACCGACAAGTTTGGCAAGGACGGGATCAAGATCGGCAAGTTCAACCTCGCCGCCAACGGCCGCGCCCGCGGCATGGGCGAGACCGAGGGCTTCGTCAAGGTCATCGGCGACGCCAAGACCGACCGCCTGCTCGGCTGCCACATCGTCGCCGCCCACGCCAGCGACATGATCGCCGAGGCGGTCACCGCGATGGAGTTCGCCAGCAGCTGCGAAGACCTGGCCCGTGTGTTCCACGCCCACCCCACGCTCCCCGAGGCGATCAAGGAAGCCGCCATGGCCGCGAGTGACGGCAAAGCAATCCACGCCTGACGGCACGGTGATTGCTGCTCCTAATGTTACAGGAGCAAGCACCATGAACTTCCCGACCACCACGATTTTGACCACGCTCGCCGGCGTCGGTGCCGGCGCATTATCCGCCTATCTCGCGCAGCATCAGAAGACCCGTCTCAACGGCACGGAGAATGGCCAACACGACGACGGCTTCGACTTTAACGCCATCCTCGAAGCGGCAACCAAGTCGGGCAGTGCTTACCTCGGAGGCAAGGCGCTAAACAGGTACATGGGCATCGGCACCGCTCTCGGCGAGAAGCTCGCGGCGGCCTATTTGGCCGGCAAAGCGGCCAAAGCCAGCGCCGGCGAAGTCGCGGGCAACGTCTACGACGAAACCTCGCACCGTGCCGGCGATGCCTTTCGCGTCTTGCGGGGCAAGCCGACGCGCTACGCAAATCACGAGGAAGAAGACGGCGGCGTATCGGCGGTACTCGTCGCGGCGGGCGTTGTGGGCTTCGGAGCGGCTCTGGCCGCCGTCTTGCACAAGTCCTGGGCACTCGACGGCGACAGGCTCAAGCGGTCGGCCGAGACCGCACAACGCTGGGCCGGCCTGGAGCCGATCGGCGACGACGAACTGACCGAACGCATCCGGCTCAAGATCGCCGACCGCGATGGGGTGGGTTTCGAGGTTCACGACGGCATCGTCACCGTGCGCGGCGACGTGCCCGACTTCCAGCGGGAGAACCTGCTCGACGAGATTCGCAGCGTCGAAGGCGTCAAAGGCATCGACGACCACCTCAGTCGAGGCTGATGAGGTTGCCAAACGGCAAGCGCCGATCACCGCGTGGATCAACTATCGGTCCCTGCGGATTTTCTTTTCCGGCCGGCACGAAAGTCGGTGGATCGCATGCCCGATTCATGGGACATGCCCGAAGTCGCAGAAGCCACCGACAAGAAACAGATCAACCCGAAGTTGGTCGTACCTTTCGTCAACGCCGTCCGCAACGTGTTCAGCACGATGGTCGGCGTCGAAACCACCGTCCAACGCCCCCACGTCAAGGGCAACCCCGCGGCGAGCTACGACGTCTCGGCGATCATCGGCTTCGGCGGTGAGGTGCTCGGCTCGGTCGTGCTCAGCCTCGACACCGGTGCCGCGCTCAAGCTCGTCGAAGCCTTCGCCGGCGTCGAGTTCGAGCTCAACGACCCGGACTTCGCCGATGCGGTTGGCGAGCTGGCGAACATGATCGCCGGCGGTGCCAAGAAGGACCTGACTAAGCAGGCGAGCATCACCACGCCCAGCGTCGTCATCGGGAACGGCCACACTATCGCCCGGCTCAAGGACGTGCCGTGCCTGGTCATCCCCTGCACCACGGAAGTCGGCGACTTCGCCGTCGAGATCAGCGTGAAGGAAGTCTAACGACCTCATCCCCATCCAACGACGCGGCATCGCCGCCCAGCGCTCAACGAACACCCAAACACAGATTGCCATGAAGATCCTTCTCGTAGACGACAGCAAGACGATGCGGAACATCCAGAAGAAGTGCCTGGGCGAGGTCGCCACCGAGATCGCCGAGGCCGGCGACGGCGTCGAAGCCTTGGCCGAGATCAACAACGAGGTCGGCAAGTTCGGCCTGATCATGATCGACTGGAACATGCCCAACATGAACGGCTTCCAACTCGTGCAGGAGATCCGCAAGTTCGACAAGAGCACCCCGCTGATCATGTGCACCACCGAGGCCGAGAAAGCCCGCGTCGTCGAAGCGATCAAGGCCGGCGTGAACAACTACGTCATCAAGCCCTTCACGCCCGACAGCATGATGGAAAAGGTCAACGCAACCTTGGCGAAGATCGCGGCGTAGATCCGCCTGATCGCTCGCGACGCGCTCCCGTTGGTCGCCACTCCTTCATTGAGTGGCGACCAACGGGAGCTTCGTGTTGTGACCGAAGTATAATTCTGCACGAGCCGCCGGACGCTCAACCCGCAGGAGCACGAGAGGCTTCACGAGGTGTTCCGCTCGACATGGGGTACGTGGTACGGAGGCGCCGTCGAGGGCCTGCCACCAGAGCGCCGGGTCGTGACCATCCACACGGCGGTGCTACCGAAGTCCACCGAGTTCATCGCTCGATTGCTAACAGCACAAGGCGCGTCGCGCATCGTGGAGCTTCGCGAGTTTGACGATGGCTTTGAGCTCGACGCCGCCGACGCCAACTTCGACTACACCGGGGCCGAAGGCTTCTGGATGAACCCAAGCGCAGCTTCGACCTGGATGATCTACGCTTCGCATGAAGCCTCGATCACATTCGGCGGGCAGTGGCTGATCGAAGAGATGCGACGCTCGCTATCGGAGTTCGACCGCTACATCTACAAAGGCTGGCACGCGGGTCTCTATTGACATGATCCAAACCAAGAGCCACCGCTCGACGGCTCGAACCACCGCGTAGCCGACGACGTTGGGCCGCCATCATTGACGAAACGTCGACGTGTCGCGGTCGCGCTTGACATGAATTGAGAATCGATTATCAATTCGCCGTGTGAGATACCACTCCAACCATCGGGACCGGTTGCACGAAGCGATGCTTGGTGCCGCTGGCCCACTCTGCGCGGCTGAACTCAAAGAGTTGCTCGGCGACATCGGCATCGCGACGGTGTACCGGCTACTCAACGAAGGCGTTGCCAACGGAAAGTTCCTGGAGGTCGAACTGCCGGGCGCGACCAAGCGCTTTGAGGTTGCGGGCAAGCCGCATCACCACCACTTCGAGTGCCAGACGTGCCACCGCGTTTACGACATTCCCGGCTGCCCGGGTCGCCTTGAGCGGTTCGTGCCCGAGGGGTTCGAGCTTGAGCACCACGAACTGATTCTCTCGGGGCGCTGCGCCGACTGCACCAACTGACTCACTCCTCGACTCAACCCATGTCAACCGACCGCAAACTCCGCGTCACCTCCCTCTCGGGCTTCACGCTTGTCGAGCTGCTCGTCGTCATCGGCATCATCGCGTTGCTGATTTCGATCCTGCTGCCGTCCCTCAGCCGCGCCCGCAGTGCGGCCAACGCCACCGTCTGCGCCAGCAACATGCGACAGCTCGGGGTGGCGCTCACGATGTACGCCAACGACTACGACCTCGAGCTGCCGCTCACCCAGCACACCAACCCGCCGGAAGAATCATGGGTCTTCACGCTCGCGCCCTACGTCAGCGAGGTGGACGAGATACGCCTTTGCCCGGAGCACGCCCGCTACGACGACGTGATCCCGCAAAAGGGCAGCAGCTATGTATTCAACGAGTACGTCGCGATCCCTTTCACCAACGGCGTCGGACAGGTGTTGGAAGACTTCACCAAGTTCACCAAGCTGCGCGACTCGTCGAACATCCCGCTGTTGTTCGAGCTGGCCGACCGGATGGAGATCACGCCGTACTGGGACCACACCCACGCGCGGAGTTGGTTCGCCCAAGCGACGCCCGAAGCACGCTGGCAAGCGCTCACTGGTGAGATTGAACCGCAGCGCCACGGCGGTCGGAACGAGATCGAAAACCCCATTGGCCGGTCCAACATCCTTTACGCCGACACGCACGTCTCGGCGATGCAGGCGACCGAGATGAAGAGCCTCGCCGAAGCAGGCGACTGGCAGGTGAACTTCTGTCGGCCGCGCGGCAACTAAACCCCACGAACTTCCCGTCACCGCCCGGGGCGTCCCCGGCCGGAACCGTTCCCACACCCCTTCTGGAGAAAAAACCATGCGTATCCACTCACCCCCGCTCTTGGCTGCCGTGGCCACGATCGGCCTCGCCGGCACGGTCCAAACAGCACACGGCCAGACCGTCATCGACGGCGGCCACTGGGACCTGAACACCAACTTCGACGGCACCACCTTCACCTTCGACTGGTTCGACCTTGGCACTGCCGGCGGCTCGCTCGTCGAACAGACGACCATCCGCGGCATCTTCGACGGCGACGCGACCGGCTTCCTCGCCGGCGTGGACGACGCAACCCCCCGGCCCGGCGGCAGCGCCTGGGACTTCACCGGCGCCGGCCCCGACGAGGACCTGTTCATCTTCCCCGCCAGCAGCCCCGAACCGCACCTGCCCTACATCGGCTTCGCCGGCTACGGCGTCCCGTCGGGCATGTTCGTCGACGGCGTGACCATGAGCTTTGAAGGCATCGTCAGCGGCCCCGACGGCGGCGACTTCAGCGTCCACCAGAACCGCACCGCCGGCCCGCTGGTGTTCTTCAGCAGCGCCAACGCGGCCCTGACGGCGGCGAACAACACGATGCCGATCAACCCCGGCAGCCACGAGCACTTCAACTGGAACTTCACCGAGCCGGGCACCTACGAACTGGTGTTTGCCGCCAGCGGAACCCTGTCGTCGAACAACACGCTTGTCGAGAGTGGCACCTTCATCGCCACGTTCGACGTGGTGGTGCCAGAGCCGGCGAGCCTGGGCCTGTTGGGCGTCGGCGCGTTGGGCCTGATCCGTCGGCGTCGGTAGCCCTGACTATCTCAATCAAAAGACCCGCAGCTCGCGTGAGCCGCGGGCCCCGGTCCGGCGGCCGTCTTCCCGTCAAGAAACCACGGCCGCCTTCCACACCCCGCCGGAGCGGGACGTGTGCAGCTTAACACAAACCCGCTGCACCGCCTGCGCCTCCGGTACCCACCTCCCACTGGAGAAATTTCCATGCAACTTCTGCAAACTCTCACTTCCACAAAGCGCATTGCTCTGACCGCGGCCGCTGCGGTGACCGCCACGGCACTGACCGCCTCTGCAGGCGGCCCCTTCTCCAACTACTACGTCGGTGTCGACACCAGCGAGAACGTCGCCTTCGGCACCTACACCGGCCTGGAGAACCCCAACTTCAACCGGCTGACGTTCCTCTGGAACCACGCGTTCCTGGACAACGTCGAAAGCAGCCACTACCACAGCATCGGCCGCTACACCTACGAAGGTCCGATCGATGACCCGACGGTGGTGCCGACCAACTTCAATAACCGCCTGCCCGAGTTCTACGTCGACGGCGCGCTCATCCTCCAGCCCGGCACCGGTGCTTACGCGGGCAAGCTCACCAGCAACGTCGACAACGGCTCCGACGTGTGGGACAGCTACGCGCCCAACGAGATCCGAAAGACCGACTCGCTGCCGCTGACGCCCGGCTTCGGGCCCGTCGGTGAGCCCGGCACGACCACCGAAGGCAACGCCGCCTTCTACATGTTCAACGCCACGAGCCAGAGCTACATCAACCCGGTCGGCGGGTTGGACATCGAGCTGGAACTGGTCGGTCTCACCGACGGCCTGAGCATCGGCGATGCGGCGGGCAACGTGCTCATGGACAGCGTCGGCGACACCGCCGCCCTGTTCGACGGCGCGGAAACCTTCAACCCGGTGTTCTTCACCGACGGCACCGCCGCCGACGGCGTGTACTCCGCCTCGTTCCAGATGAACGACCTGAGCGGCACCTACCTCTCCAGCGGCACGTTCCATTTCGATTTCACCATTCCCGAGCCGGCCAGCCTTTCGCTGCTCGCCGTCGCGGGCCTGGGCCTGATGCGCCGCCGCTAAACCATTTTCCTCCGCCCGCGGCTTGCCGGCCGCAGGCGGACCTTCAATCCCCAACATCATGAACGCTACTACCGACCGCAAACTCCCCGTCACCGTTCTTTCTGGCTTCCTCGGCGCCGGCAAGACCACGCTGCTCAACCATGTCCTGAACAACCGCGAGGGACTGCGTGTGGCGGTGATCGTCAACGACATGTCGGAGGTCAACATCGACGCCAATCTCGTGCGCGACGGCGGGGCTGCCCTTTCGCGGACCGAGGAGACGTTGGTCGAGATGACCAACGGCTGCATCTGCTGCACGCTGCGCGAGGATCTGATGATCGAGGTGAAGAACCTCGCGGCCGAGGGGCGGTTCGACCACTTGCTGATCGAGTCCACCGGGATTGGCGAGCCGATGCCCGTCGCGGCGACGTTTTCCTTCCGCGATGAGGATGATCAGAGCCTCAGCGACGTGACTGATCTCGACACGATGGTCACCGTCGTTGACGCGGCGAACTTCCTACGAGACTTCGACAGCCACCAGAGCCTCGACGACCGGAACATGGCCGCCGGCGAGGATGACGAGCGGACGATCGTGGACCTGCTCACCGACCAGATCGAGTTCGCCAACGTGATCGTGATCAACAAGACCGACCTCGTGGATGAGAAGAAGGTCGAGCGGCTCGAAGGGACCCTGCGTGCGATGAACCCCGACGCGAAGCTTGTCCGCACCACACGCGGCCAGATTCCGACCGACCAGATCATCGGCACCGGGCTCTACGACGAGGAAGCCGCCTCGCTCATGCCCGGCTGGATCAAGGAGCTCAACGGCGAGCACATCCCCGAGACCGAAGAGTACGGCATCGGCAGCTTCGTCTACCGCCGCCGCAAACCCTTCCACCCCGCCCGACTGTCCAAGATGCTCAACAAAGGTCTGAATGGCGTGGTTCGGTCCAAGGGCTACCTATGGATGGCGACGCGGCCGAGCGATTGCGGCGTCTGGTCCCAGGCGGGCTCGTCGCTGCAGATCGACCGCGCCGGTCGGTGGTTCGCGGCAGTGGATCGTGAGACCTGGCCGGATGATCTGGAGACGCTCGAATGGATCAAGGACACCTGGGACGAGAACGTCGGCGACTGCCGACAGGAGATCGTGTTCATCGGCATCAAGATGGACCGTGCAGGCCTCGAAGCCGCGCTCGACGAGGCACTGCTCACCGACGAGGAGATGGCAGCGGGCCCGAAGACATGGCACTCCTTCGATGATCCCATGCCGGTGTGGGCACCGGTTGATCCCATGTAGTCCCACTCATCACGCACGCCGAGGCCCCGCAGCCTTGTTCATGGGGGCACCATGCCGACGTGGGTCATGGCGGGTCGCAGGCATCGGTTACCATGGCTGGCTATGAACGCCATCGACCTCGTCGTCAGTGCTTTGGAAACCAGCCGCGAATGGGCGGTCGGTCCGGCACGTGACATGGCCGACAAGCCGCTCTGCCAGCCAACGCCCAACGGCGGAAATCACCCGACCTGGGTCATGGCGCACCTCGCCGTTTCCGAGGGAGGCTTTCTCGAGATCATGACCGGTGAACCCAGCCCTGCCGCGAAGTGGAAAGACACCTGCGGCCAAGGCACCGAGCCGACCACCGATCCCGATGACTATCCGTCCCTCGAAGAAGCGATCGAGTTGTTCTCCCGACTGCGGGACAGAACGATCGAGTTCGTTGGGAAACAAACCGTCGACGACCTGGGGAAACCGCCGATGCATGTGCCGCCGCAGTTGGCGAAGTTCGACACGTTTCAGACGCTCGGCAACCTGCTCAACGTCGTCACCCTGCACACGGCGGTTCACATCGGCCAGCTCTGCGACGCCCGCCGCGCCAACGGCCGCAAGCCGTCCGTGGCGTGAGACCGCGGATCGCATGAAACAATGAGCGTGTACGGCTCGCGGCTTTGTCCGACTAAGGGTTCGCCGACGCCGACCGACTCATTCGGCATCCGAGATGAGCAACTCGCTCTCGGTCAACGCGCGCGGCGTAACACGCACCTCATCGATCACGGCGTTGAGATCTGGCGCATCGAGCGAACTCGTGCCGATGTTGAGCGGGGTGTCGACGTCCTGCTCCCAACGCCCGAACTGCTGCGGCGTGGTTTTCGACCGCAGTTCCGATGTTTCCAGATCCCGGACGAAGAACGTGATCTCGTCAGCGGCGTTGTCGAAGACGACGGCGGCGTAGTACGCCTTGCCGGGAACGAGTGTCAGATCATCCGCGTTCGCGCCGTTGCGGTCGGAGTTGGGGCGGATTACCAGCCCGTCGCGCTGACGCATGACCAGCACCAGGCGGTGGGTTTCGCCGTTGAGCGTTTCACCGTCCGCACCGTCGCCGGCGGGTTGGAGAAGAAATCGGAAGACGGAGTTCTCGCCCAGGTTCCACTGTGTCACCAACGGAAACTGCGACGTGGTACCGGGTTCGGGCGCGACAAACATGGCCTCCACGGTCAGACTTTGCTGATCCGTCACGACCCCCGGAATCGGCGCGGTTTGGGCGGGACCGTCCGCCGCTTGCGTGTTGTCCGCGCCGGTCTGGGGGATTTCGGCGGGGATGCTACCGAGTTCATCGGTCGTGGCCGGCGTGTCCGCGAGATCGACGTCGCCGACTTCGTTGGCCGCCTCGGCACCCGGCTCAAACCGGTAGTAATGCTCCGACGCCCAAGCGGTTGTGGACATGAACAGGGCGGAAGAAACGGCTGTGATGAGAATGGGAGTCTTCATGGAAATCCTTGGCAGATGTGGGTTCAGAGGCCGCGCACGCAGGCGTCGACGACATCGCTGAGCTTGGCGATGGCCAGCCCGACGTTCATGTCGGCCGCGCCGTAGTACAGCCGTAGTTCGTCCTTTTCGTAGTCCGGCAACACGCCGCAAGGGAATACGACGTTGTCGCAGTTGCCGCTGCGCTCCCACGGAAGCTGCGGGCACATGAGGTAACTCTGCGTCTTGCCGATGACCTTCCACGGCTCGTCCAGATCGAGCAGCACGGCACCGACGTAGTAGCACGCCCCGCCGGCGGGAATGAACACGCCATGGACGATTTCCAGCCAACCCGCATCGGTGCGGATCGGCGGAGTCGGGCCCATCTTGTTCATGTTCCAAAACTTGTAGTTCGGCTGAAGCACCGGGCGGTAGTCGCCCCAATGCAAGAGGTCCGGCGAGCTGCTCATCCAGATTTCGCCGTTGGACCCCACACCCCCGCCGGGACGATCGAGCTTGTGGTATTTGCCGTTGATCTTCTCGGGAAACAACGACGCGCCGCGATTCTTGGGCTGGGTGATCACGCCGAGGCGTTCGTAGCTGCCGGGCGAGAAGTCCTTCGTCCGACCGAGCACGCCGACCGGGCTCTCCCAGCCACGGATCATCACGGGCGTGACGATGTAGTGCCAGCCTTCGAGCGGCGTCACACGGTTGTCGATGTAGTGATGGAAGAGCGCGTACGGCTCGGCGGTGCTGTCGTGCGGGATGAAGTTGCCGTTCGACAGCTCGAAGTTCACGCCGTCCTTGCTGCGTGCGACGCGCGTCTGGCCGACGTCCCGACCGGGTTCGTCGGTGACGTGGTCGACCACGCTCACTAGGAGGATGAACTCGTCGCCGATCTTCGCCGGTGCGGGGTTGTAAAGCTGCGCGACGCCGGGGTAGTCGGCGACGTTAAGTACCGGCTTGTCGGCAACGCGTTGGAACAGATCTGTGGTGGCGGTCATGGCGGTTCAGTCGCGGCCGAGGTATTCGATGCTAACGTCATCGACGAAGTAATCTTCCTTGGAGTCGGCACGGGTGACCGACAGTCGGCCGCCCTCGATCCAGTCGCCCCAGTCCACGTCGTACTCGAAGACCACCTTGTTCCATTGGCCTGCTTTGATGGGCACGGCGGGGTCGCGGTGCTGGGTACGTTCGCCGCGTTCGCTGTAAGCCAGGCCGATCGAAATTTTGCCGTCAGTGCGCGCCGGTCGGACGTAGGCGGTAACGCGATACTTGCCCTGGCGGGTGTTCATCAGCACACCGGTGACGTCCTGGCCGAGCGCGTGCCACATCGCACCGCGGCCGGTGACACGGGCGGCGTAATCGCCGGTACGGACCGGATCCTGAACGAGCCGGATCACGTTGGCACCACTGCCGGTACCGAACCATGCGTCGGCGCCATTCTCGAAGCTGGGATCACTGAGCGTGGCGTTGGGCAGCTTCACGACCGAGCGGTCTTGCGCGAGCGTGATACCCGGAGCGGTGGCGAATACGCGCGGCGGGCCGTCGGGCCGGTCGATCTCGGCGACGACACTGACGGGGAACGACGCATCCGTCGTAGGGCGAATGACTCCATCAAACACCTCGGCCGCAGGCGCTTGGTCCACGGGCTCCCAGAACGTGTTGGCCGAGCGCATCCCGGTGACGGTCACGCCGGCGGCGAAATGTACCGCCGCGTCGGGGCTCATCAGCACCGCGTAGACGTGGTCGTTCTTGCTGTGCAGGCCGGCCAGCGTGTGGTCGTCGGCATACGCCGTCGGGCTGTGGTAGATGTTCCGCTCGGCGTCCCAGGTCCGGCTGTCCACCGGCGTCATGTGCATGTTCTGCCAAGTGCTCAGGGCGCGGATGAGCTTGAACTGGTTGTCG
This genomic stretch from Planctomycetota bacterium harbors:
- a CDS encoding threonine aldolase family protein, with amino-acid sequence MINLYSDTQTRPTDAMRSAMASAEVGDEQRRADPTVEKLNARVAELLGKEHALFLPSGVMCNAIALKAHTTPGDAVICEQECHLVRAEAGGIGLMAGLQVEPLPTKHGRFTADEVRKRKARLLDGVYSPPVTLLCVEQTHNFAGGTVWPVEQLNDVTATAHELGMATHMDGARLLNAVVASGQSAAEHAAGFDSVWIDFSKGLGAPIGGVLAGSHDWIENKARRYKHMFGGAMRQAGILAAAALHALDHHVERLADDHANAKLLAAHIADIDGLELAHGEPQTNIVFFRTTRGTAEDFAAKCKQRGLDLSTLYGDLRAVTHLDVSRDDCERAGTIMAEVMRGLPADV
- a CDS encoding BON domain-containing protein, with the translated sequence MNFPTTTILTTLAGVGAGALSAYLAQHQKTRLNGTENGQHDDGFDFNAILEAATKSGSAYLGGKALNRYMGIGTALGEKLAAAYLAGKAAKASAGEVAGNVYDETSHRAGDAFRVLRGKPTRYANHEEEDGGVSAVLVAAGVVGFGAALAAVLHKSWALDGDRLKRSAETAQRWAGLEPIGDDELTERIRLKIADRDGVGFEVHDGIVTVRGDVPDFQRENLLDEIRSVEGVKGIDDHLSRG
- the lpdA gene encoding dihydrolipoyl dehydrogenase, translated to MSDSFDLIVIGAGPGGYVAAIKAAQLGMSVACVERQYLGGTCLNVGCIPSKALLDSSERYATAKHGLSDRGIKIDNVELDLPAMMKFKEKVVGQLTGGVGFLFKKNKITHLEGHGKIAGPGKVEVEGKTYSAKNILIATGSEPIEIPGFKFDGKHILSSTEALEIGELPEKLLIVGGGYIGVEIGSVWNRLGAHVSVLEFMDRILPASDAECAKALQKSLTKQGLEFHFGVKAKSATVKGDKVEVVYEPKDGGDATTITVDKVMVAVGRKPYTDKLGLDSVGVTPTDRGFITVDEHYKATDGVYAIGDVIGKIMLAHNAEEEGIAAVEHIHGGAGHVNYGTCPAVVYTHPELASVGLTQEEATDKFGKDGIKIGKFNLAANGRARGMGETEGFVKVIGDAKTDRLLGCHIVAAHASDMIAEAVTAMEFASSCEDLARVFHAHPTLPEAIKEAAMAASDGKAIHA
- a CDS encoding glycoside hydrolase family 130 protein; amino-acid sequence: MFDRWTKPAGVNPILGPNADATFVCPLAGPVAWRAKDVFNPAAIVHQGKVHLLLRAEDEVGPFAGTSRIGLATSTDGLHFTVEPEPVLFPADDEQRDVEWPGGCEDPHIVAHPDGGFVMTYTAYDGKRARLMVATSPDLRAWTKHGRALAEPFADLWAKAGSIVSASGVAKNVDGRFWMYFGESDIFAATSTDLVRWDVVTTRHLADRTFTPGVGREVVEGPTVPWPIVGPRPGRFDELLVEPGPPAVWTPEGIHLIYNGSAPSGGRAQPGTPAGGVRYCPGLLSFDPVSPTQVISRCTEPLLVPDQPFELDGQVDAVCFAEGLVHFGGRWLLYYGTADSQIAVAECVD
- a CDS encoding transcriptional repressor is translated as MRYHSNHRDRLHEAMLGAAGPLCAAELKELLGDIGIATVYRLLNEGVANGKFLEVELPGATKRFEVAGKPHHHHFECQTCHRVYDIPGCPGRLERFVPEGFELEHHELILSGRCADCTN
- a CDS encoding chemotaxis protein CheX — encoded protein: MPEVAEATDKKQINPKLVVPFVNAVRNVFSTMVGVETTVQRPHVKGNPAASYDVSAIIGFGGEVLGSVVLSLDTGAALKLVEAFAGVEFELNDPDFADAVGELANMIAGGAKKDLTKQASITTPSVVIGNGHTIARLKDVPCLVIPCTTEVGDFAVEISVKEV
- a CDS encoding response regulator — protein: MKILLVDDSKTMRNIQKKCLGEVATEIAEAGDGVEALAEINNEVGKFGLIMIDWNMPNMNGFQLVQEIRKFDKSTPLIMCTTEAEKARVVEAIKAGVNNYVIKPFTPDSMMEKVNATLAKIAA